In the genome of Streptosporangiales bacterium, one region contains:
- a CDS encoding alpha/beta fold hydrolase — translation MTEQSTEAPYTSPAAETGYAAVNGLQMYYEIHGSGGTPLLLLHGGLFNIDLQFGEVLPGLAQTRQVIAADFQAHGRTGDIDRPLTSAHLASDVVGLLEHLGVPQVDVFGFSVGGAVALHLATRHPELLRKLIVSSVSFHPDGDRGENAEAVGEMTVDMIAGTPMEQDYLAKSPNPDKLQDLLDKLGTFDKGVTGWSDAEIEGIAAPTLITVGDCDMVTLDHAVRFLRLRGGDVNGDFAGVPASQLAVFPGTTHFFGLSRTALVLDVVTTFLDAPETAS, via the coding sequence GTGACCGAGCAGTCCACGGAAGCGCCGTACACGAGCCCGGCCGCCGAGACGGGATACGCAGCGGTGAACGGCCTGCAGATGTATTACGAGATCCACGGCTCGGGTGGGACGCCACTGCTCCTGCTGCACGGCGGGCTGTTCAACATCGACCTTCAGTTCGGTGAGGTCCTGCCCGGCCTGGCGCAGACGCGGCAGGTCATCGCCGCGGACTTCCAGGCACATGGGCGGACCGGCGACATCGACCGCCCGCTGACCAGCGCCCACCTCGCGTCCGACGTCGTCGGACTGCTCGAGCACCTGGGGGTCCCGCAGGTCGACGTGTTCGGGTTCAGCGTGGGTGGCGCGGTGGCGCTGCACCTGGCGACCAGGCACCCGGAGCTGCTCCGCAAGCTGATCGTGTCGTCCGTGTCGTTCCACCCGGACGGTGACCGGGGGGAGAACGCGGAGGCGGTCGGCGAGATGACGGTCGACATGATCGCCGGCACCCCGATGGAGCAGGACTACCTGGCCAAGTCGCCGAACCCGGACAAGCTGCAGGATCTGCTGGACAAGCTGGGGACGTTCGACAAGGGCGTCACCGGCTGGTCCGACGCCGAGATCGAGGGGATCGCCGCGCCGACGTTGATCACCGTCGGCGACTGCGACATGGTCACCCTGGACCATGCCGTCCGTTTCCTGCGGCTGCGCGGCGGCGACGTCAACGGCGACTTCGCCGGTGTCCCGGCCTCGCAGCTGGCGGTGTTCCCCGGCACCACGCACTTCTTCGGGCTGAGCCGCACCGCGCTGGTCCTGGACGTCGTTACCACCTTCCTCGATGCACCAGAGACGGCCTCCTGA